The following are encoded together in the Chitinophagales bacterium genome:
- a CDS encoding NAD-dependent epimerase, whose amino-acid sequence MENKRVIVFGGCGFLGSYLVEELVNRNYQVTACDISPLPKELAGYDNLEFMHCDILDAEQVQVCVERSQAHWVYNLAGFANLDKAIHHPYRTMELNVMGNINILDACVKYIKQVRRFIFASSAYAMNSKGSFYGISKLASEKIVEEYYKRFQLPFSILRYGSIYSEKPFDNNYIYKIVYRAVKEGKIEHEGDGEEVREYIHAQDAARLSVDIIESEQYENEHIVLTGLERMRRKELFLMIEEILNTKLDIRLKGDGYQHHYKYTPYSFEPAVSKKLIANPYIDMGQGLLRCIKAVYENGKEVI is encoded by the coding sequence ATGGAGAATAAAAGAGTGATTGTCTTTGGCGGGTGTGGATTCCTGGGGAGTTACTTAGTTGAGGAGTTAGTGAATAGAAACTACCAGGTAACGGCTTGCGATATTAGCCCTTTGCCAAAAGAGTTGGCCGGCTACGACAATCTGGAATTTATGCATTGTGATATTTTAGATGCTGAACAGGTTCAGGTGTGCGTCGAGAGGTCACAAGCACACTGGGTATACAATCTCGCCGGCTTTGCTAATTTAGACAAGGCGATTCATCATCCATATCGTACTATGGAGCTAAATGTAATGGGAAATATCAATATTTTGGATGCTTGTGTAAAGTATATCAAACAGGTGAGGCGCTTTATATTTGCAAGTAGTGCCTATGCCATGAACAGTAAGGGATCTTTTTATGGCATTAGTAAACTCGCCTCAGAAAAAATAGTAGAAGAATATTATAAACGCTTTCAGTTGCCGTTTTCTATTTTGAGGTACGGTTCTATTTATTCCGAAAAGCCATTCGACAATAACTACATATATAAAATAGTGTATAGAGCGGTAAAGGAAGGGAAGATAGAACATGAAGGGGATGGCGAAGAAGTGAGAGAGTACATTCATGCCCAAGATGCGGCCCGTCTTTCGGTAGATATCATTGAATCAGAGCAGTATGAAAACGAGCATATTGTACTCACGGGGCTTGAGCGTATGCGCCGTAAAGAACTGTTCTTGATGATAGAGGAAATTTTAAACACCAAGCTTGATATACGTCTGAAAGGAGACGGCTATCAACATCATTATAAATATACGCCTTACTCCTTTGAGCCGGCTGTAAGTAAAAAGCTTATTGCCAACCCCTATATTGATATGGGGCAAGGGCTTTTGCGCTGTATTAAGGCAGTATATGAAAATGGGAAAGAGGTGATATGA
- the hpcH gene encoding 2,4-dihydroxyhept-2-ene-1,7-dioic acid aldolase — MTHTLKQKLKNNELTLGTWITIGHPSIVEILATAGFEWMVIDLEHSPVSIETAQTLFACIQANNMAALARVSKNEEVVIKRVMDAGADGVIVPMIKTREEAEQAVAYVKYPPVGRRGVGLSRAQKYGIGFQEYVEWVNRESVVIAQIEHIQAVENLEAILSVEGIDGIIVGPYDLSASMGYPGQYHREDVKAALQRVIEVTRRMKKPLGFHVIESDPAEVESRIAQGYTLLAYSLDFFFLGDSARRGMQYLRAKTKEDNGE, encoded by the coding sequence ATGACACATACTCTAAAACAAAAACTAAAAAATAACGAGCTCACTTTAGGAACATGGATTACGATAGGCCATCCCTCAATCGTTGAAATATTGGCAACTGCTGGCTTTGAATGGATGGTCATTGACTTGGAACATAGCCCCGTTAGTATAGAAACTGCCCAGACCTTGTTTGCCTGCATTCAGGCCAACAACATGGCAGCTTTAGCCCGGGTAAGTAAGAATGAGGAAGTAGTGATTAAACGTGTAATGGATGCGGGAGCCGATGGCGTCATTGTGCCCATGATTAAAACACGAGAGGAAGCAGAACAAGCAGTTGCCTATGTAAAATATCCTCCGGTAGGACGAAGAGGCGTGGGATTGTCAAGGGCTCAAAAGTATGGAATTGGCTTTCAAGAGTATGTGGAATGGGTGAATCGTGAATCAGTTGTGATTGCTCAGATAGAGCATATACAGGCAGTAGAGAACTTGGAAGCCATCTTATCCGTGGAGGGCATTGATGGCATCATCGTGGGGCCATATGACTTGTCGGCTTCTATGGGCTACCCCGGTCAATATCATCGCGAGGATGTGAAAGCTGCTTTGCAACGGGTGATAGAAGTGACTCGCCGTATGAAAAAACCATTGGGTTTTCATGTCATCGAGTCAGACCCCGCAGAGGTTGAAAGCCGTATAGCACAAGGATATACATTGTTGGCATATAGTTTAGACTTTTTCTTCTTAGGAGATAGTGCAAGAAGAGGAATGCAATATTTGCGTGCTAAAACAAAAGAAGATAATGGAGAATAA